TCAAGAGTGTAGATTCCTTTCTCCGTGACCTTGCCAAGCACAACGTAACGTTTGCTCGAAATCTCGCCTGGAGTAACAATAATCCGGGGCTCTCGAAAGTACTTGGACAAACGTTCTTGAAAGGTGAGGCGAATCTCATCGATTGTCATACCTGCCACTTCAACACCCAGTGCCTGCAGATAACCAATGGTACCATCCGGAGCAATACGAATACCCGGCCTGTCCAATTCAGGGCGCCCATAAAAAGAAAAGTTTATGACATCGCCTGGACCAACTTCGTAACGCTCGCGCCAAGAGACATTAGCTTCTTCAGTTGTTTTGATCAGTGACCCGTCATCACTAACGCTTTCATCAGCACTAGTCGTTTGAGAAAACGCGATTAGAGATGGCATGATGAAGAAAGCAATCAATGTAATGAAGCCAAAGCGACTTTGCCATATATTCCTGAAAGCAAACATCATTCGACATCTCCCGCATAAGAGCCAGCGAGTCTCTTCTTCCTTCTTGAAAGCCATACGCCCAATGACTCGCAGGTTCGAGCAATTGCACTAGAACAAGGTGCTGTAACTACGGCCACTCCATCAGCCGGGTGGAGCAATGAAGCTAACACACGACGATGCTCATGAAGCACAGTAATCTGATCAGCACTTGCCTCCGTCAGGTAAAACCAGAAACCGACCTCATCAAGAATATCATGTAAACGCTCACCTGGCATGGACCCCAATCGCAGCATAACAACATGCTCTTTATCTGCATCGCGGAGTTTTTCTGACCAGCCTGACTCCGGTGAGAGTCTTTCCATCGGAACGGAATCAGCAAATTCGCTCGGCACAGCATCTTCACCAATATTGAAAACCAATAGCTTTCGATTATCCTTCGTAATGATATGCTTAAGTCCTTTCCAGAAGAGAATCTCCCGATCCGCCTTGATCGACGAAGTGGACACGAGTATTAAGCAACCTTCACGTCGGAGCTTGGATATCGATAACAGCCACAACTCACGGAGTTCTTTTGACCATTCCTCATTATTGCCCTCTGGCAATGCAACTAGGACTTCCGCCTCACCCGCAATGGCACACTCAAGTGCAGTCCTGCGCCTTGGCTTTCTGAACTCTAACAAAAAACTGAGAAGCAATCCAATCGCGACACCCGCCATTAACCCTAATACTGCCAGAGCCAAGGTCTTCTTCGCTTCGGTATCAACAACGATATCTTCCACTCCAGGTAATTGAAACACTTCCCAATAGCCTTGGGCACTGCTGGAAAAGATTTCCGCTTCCTGAAGCCTGCTGTTGAGCAACGAATAAGCCTGGCGCAGGTTGTCACGCCGCTGAAGCAGATCAGCATAATGAAGCATCTGAACGGGTAGCTTATCGATCTCGGCGTTGCGGACTTCAAGCAATCGCTCGTACTCAACGACTCGCTTTTCCAGCTCCAGGCGTTGATTCTGCAATTGAAGAATTTCCAAATAAAGCTGATTGCCAAGTGGCGTGCCTGTATATTGTTGAAGCGATTGCTTTGGGAGATCGGAAACCTCTGATAGTTTTCTCTCCAAAAACTCAATCTCATAAAGCTTTTCCTTAACCAGAGGGTTCTCATCCGTATAGCGGCCTCTTAGGAGTGCAACCTCTTCACGGCCTGATTTCAATTGCTCGGAAATAGGACTTTGGCTTCGCAACTCCTTTGACAAACGTGCAATTTGCTCTGTCCTTGATGACAGCTCGATCTTCGTGTTCTGATATTGCAGCTCCAGCTCACCGCGACTTCTCAAAACCGCATCCAGCTGTTTGTCCCCATCGTAGTATCCCTGCTCTTCAGAAAACGCCAGTAAGTCCTTATTCATCTGTTCCAACTGGCGACGCAACTCGGCAACCTCACGACTGAGCAGACGGCTGATCGCCATCGCTTCCTGTCGTTGCAGTCGTTCCGAATAAACCTGTATTTCCTCCGCCCAGGCTTGAACCAGCTCCAGTGCTGCTTCAGGACTCTCATCTGTATGCGCCGTAATGTAGAAGAAATCTGTTCCATCCATCTGCTCAACCTGGAAGTCGCTTTTTATATTCTGAAGACCACCTGACCCCATTTTTCCGGCCCTGGCCATTGCACCAGCTAACACTTCGTTGGCTAACAACGTGGCTTCAAGTGTCGAATCATGCATTTCTCTGGGACGAAAAGAGTCGCCAACCTCAGCCGTCTTGATCGTTGAAGTCACCGGTCTCTTTAGCAAGGGCAACGAAACTGAGAAGTGTGTTGTTTGAATGTTCTTCCCAACGGTAAAACCAATCGCTGCCAATATGATCCCAAGTAGAATGGGCCAATATATACGCGCCAGTAAGCCATAGAGATAGCGTAATGGGTCAAAGGGCAGAAAAAACCCAAAAGAGGCAGTATCTGCTACTGATGAATGGCTGGATGAGTCACGGACTGATTCCTCCTGATTTTTCACACGTATTTATTACTTATAATCGTCATAATGCATGTCTGATTAATGATGTCTAAGCAATTAAACACCAATAAATCAGGTGCTTATGAACTTGAAGCAAACAATTTCCTTAGTGCGGAGGCAAAACTCACTTGAAAGTCAGAAACCGTCATTTCATTTCGTACATGCTCCCCAAGCCTCTGCGCAGTAGGCTTGGAGCTTTCATCTTCAAGCACTTTTTCAAGTGTTAAACGCATCGTGCCGGCATCCTGTGGAGGGTATCGCCAATACTCAGGTAACATTTCTCGCATCCCATCCCGATCCGGTGCGACCACTGGAACATTGTGCCCCAATGCTTCCAGCATGACTAATGGCATCCCTTCATAACGTGATGCCAAGGCAAGACAATCAAGCCCCGGGTAAAGCTTCTGCGGGTCACACCAACCAGTGAGTGTTGTTTGGTCCTGAATCCCCAAGCGCTCGGCTTCGTCTTTGATCTTCATCTCATCAGGTCCTGAACCAGCAAAAACAACATGAGCGTTCTCCCGCAAAAATGAACTCTCTGCATAGGCTTCCAGTAAAAGGAGTTGCCCTTTTTGAACCGTTTCCAAACGACCGACTAAAGCAATGCATCGACGAGTCTGAGGCAGACCGAATTGCTCACGTGCATCGTGAGCAGAAATATCCTTATCAATGATCTCAACACCGTTATAGACGACCTCAATTGGGCAACGAGCCCCTCTCTGTCGTAATCCAGCAGCAAGCTCTTTACTGATGGTAATAAAGCCATTTGGCAATTCGAAGAGGTAATCGTTAAACAAGTCGCGGAACCTCCCCAAACGCGCCCCCATATCCTTAAGCGTATGAGGCATGGGAATATAACTCACCACTGGAATGCCTGCACTGCGCCCAGCTATTAAACACCGGGATGAAAGTTCAATATCACCTTGAACTGCGACCAATGCCTGCACTCCATCTTGCTCAAATCGGCTTGCTAAATCCTGCTGCAATCGCTTTTCAAAACGATTTCGTATACCTTGCAACTTACGATACCGATCCGGTATCTCTCTCGCGATGACACCCTCATCATTCAATGTGTGTAAAGCATCACCAAGTTTCTTATTGCTGGGATTAAAATAAAAAATCAGCGGTTCAGAAAAAGCATAACTCAAATATTCAATTGCCTTCAAGGTCATCACTTCATGACCACCATAAATCAAACTATCGTCATAAAACGCATACCGCATACAATTGTGTTTCTAACAAACCATGAATCTATTAAAAATTCAATAAGCCAATATGTATTTTCACTAGAGAAATGACAACTATGAGCGGTAAAATGCCCGCTTTTTAGAAGACTCAGCAAAGCTATCGTATTGGCTAAGGGCCTTATCAAAGTAACGCCCACCGCGTTGTAATATATCAATTGCTTCTCTAAAATCGTTCATATCCGCACCTTTCTCAATAAAACCATCCGCCCCTCCTTCAAAAGCCAGTCGTATCTTTTCTTCTGTCACGAAACTAGTAAAAATAATAACATGGACATCGTGAAACTTACGCTTCAGAAGGTATAAAATCTCCATTCCATTCACTTCAGGTAAAGTGATATCGGTGAAGACCAGATCTGGTTGCAGTTTACACATCTCAGCCATTGCCTGATTACCGTCCCCAGCACTTCCAACTACATCAATTCCATCAATTGAATTTATGAATGAGAAAATGACTTCCCTCATCATTTCGACATCTTCAATTATGTAAGCTCTCATAAGTCAAAAGCAGTCGTCATATCATATCGGGCATCAATCAACATAAACATGAAGCATTTCAATCGACGCGAAATGCCACAATAGACGAATTCTAATTAAACTGAATTTCAAAGTACCATCTAATTATGCGGGCATCCCCTCTAAACTCACCCCGTTGATCTTTTTTATGCTCTAAACAGCAACATTATGACCGATGAATGTTTCTGTATAAACACAGATTAGAACTCTGCTTTAATGAAGGCAGATAGTATCATTAGTCGCGGATAGAGCGCGAACAGAAGTTTTCGACATTTTCTTTCCCAATAGACGACCAATAGCTTCCGTAAGATTGACCTAGTCGATATGACTAAAGCTCAAAGATTCAGTAAAATTCAGTGAAAAAGTGCGCCCAAACACCCTAAAATCAGGATTTCAATTTTTGCAAACTGTTTATAATCAATAAGATAAACAGCGGAGAGGGCGGGATTCGAACCCGCGGTACCTTGCGGTACGCATCTTTAGCAAAGATGTGCATTCGGCCACTCTGCCACCTCTCCAGTAAAAAAGAACGTGTATCAAGATCATGCGGGAAAGGGGCTGTCAACGCAAATGTATGGCCTTAAGATCAAGTTTTATTGAGACCACAAACTCAGCCTCATAGAGACAGTAATTGGCTCTCAAGTGAGAGACACCACATGTGATCAAAAATTCACTTCAAAATACTGATGCTGTTATGCTTGAAGGAGGCTTTTGGTGCAACGCGATAAGCATGAGCGAGAGATGTGATTAAGACATGGAAGAGATTGAAGGACTCGGCGGGCAGACAATGGAAACTCGTTTCTTTAAGTTATATTTATAATGAAACATTCTGGCCATTTCGTTGACTAAGATTTGCAATGCAAAGTAAATCTGCAATAAAAAGTATAGTGATGCATCCACTCCCTATCGCAATCCTCTGCTTAATTGTCACACAGGGCATATTTCACTTCATTCCAAGCCTGGTGAATTCGCTCTTAATCAAACCATCGG
The Rubellicoccus peritrichatus DNA segment above includes these coding regions:
- a CDS encoding glycosyltransferase, encoding MRYAFYDDSLIYGGHEVMTLKAIEYLSYAFSEPLIFYFNPSNKKLGDALHTLNDEGVIAREIPDRYRKLQGIRNRFEKRLQQDLASRFEQDGVQALVAVQGDIELSSRCLIAGRSAGIPVVSYIPMPHTLKDMGARLGRFRDLFNDYLFELPNGFITISKELAAGLRQRGARCPIEVVYNGVEIIDKDISAHDAREQFGLPQTRRCIALVGRLETVQKGQLLLLEAYAESSFLRENAHVVFAGSGPDEMKIKDEAERLGIQDQTTLTGWCDPQKLYPGLDCLALASRYEGMPLVMLEALGHNVPVVAPDRDGMREMLPEYWRYPPQDAGTMRLTLEKVLEDESSKPTAQRLGEHVRNEMTVSDFQVSFASALRKLFASSS
- a CDS encoding response regulator transcription factor, translated to MRAYIIEDVEMMREVIFSFINSIDGIDVVGSAGDGNQAMAEMCKLQPDLVFTDITLPEVNGMEILYLLKRKFHDVHVIIFTSFVTEEKIRLAFEGGADGFIEKGADMNDFREAIDILQRGGRYFDKALSQYDSFAESSKKRAFYRS